ACGCTGTTGCAGCCAGAGACGCCGGAGGACTGTTTCGAGGAGGTGATGGCCGGGCACGCGGACGCGGCGGTCTTCAATGTCTTTCTGGGCGGCACCAAGATCGTGCAGATGGGGCTGCGCGGGAAGATCGTGCCGCTCGAGACGCCCCTGTCGCGCGAGACGCTGCATGTGGTCGTCGCGAGGACGCATTGGCGCGGCACCGTGCATCTTTACCGGATCAACTCGGGGCTCGCCGCATTGCGCGCCTCGGGCCGTTACGACAGGATCGTCGCACGCCATCTGGAGACCTTCTGGGGACAGCTCGAATGACGCACCGTTTCGATATCCGCGTGTTCTACGAAGACACCGACATGGGCGGGATCGTCTACCACGCCAATTACCTCAAGTTCATCGAGCGCGCGCGCAGCGACTGGGTGCGCGAACTGGGCGTGGACCAGGTGGCGATGAAGGCGCAAGGCATGGCCTTCGCCGTGCGCCGGATCGACGCCGAATACCTGATGGCCGCGCGATTCGACGACCGGCTGGAGGTGCGCACGCGCACCGTTTCGGTCTCGGGGGCGCGGCTGGTCATGGAGCAGGAGGTGACGCGCGGCGAGGACATCCTCTTTGCCGCGACGGTCACGATCGTCTGCATCAACGACGCGGGCCAGCCGGTGCGCCTTCCGGCGAATATCCGCCTGCTTTTGCACTGATCACGCGATTTTTGACGCCCGACGGCCGATGATGTTGGCTTTCCGCGCCGATCTCGTCTAGTTTCGCCGCAAAACAAGGCCATATAGCAGCGGCCGGACAATAAAAGAGCAGGCAGATGGAAGCAGAAACCCTCGCATTGGCGCAGGAGATGGATTTCTCCATGTGGTCGCTATTCGCGCGCGCCACCTTCGTCGTGAAACTCGTGATGCTGATGCTGATCGTGGCGTCCTTCTGGGCGTGGTCGATCATCATTCAGAAGCTCATCATGTATCGAAAGGCGCGCAGTGAAGCCGAACGCTTCGACCAGCGCTTCTGGTCGGGCGAGCCGCTCGACGAGCTGTTCGAGGAGATCGGGACCGACCCCGACGGCCAGTCCGAGCGGGTCTTTGCCGCCGGGATGATGGAATGGCGGCGATCCCATCGCAACGACGGGGGCATGATCGCCAACGCCACCGCGCGGATCGACCGGAGCATGGATGTGGCCATCGCCAAGGAAAGCGAGCGCCTGCAAAGCGGGCTCAACGTGCTGGCCACCGTGGGCTCGACCGCGCCTTTCGTGGGGCTTTTCGGCACCGTCTGGGGGATCATGCACGCCTTCATCGGCATCGCCGAGGCGCAGAACACGAACCTTGCCGTGGTTGCGCCGGGCATCGCCGAGGCGCTTCTGGCCACGGGGCTGGGCCTTCTGGCGGCCATTCCGGCGGTGGTCTTCTACAACAAGCTGAGCGCCGATGCGGACCGGATCGTGGCAGGCTACGAGGCCTTCGCCGACGAGTTCGCGACGATCCTCAGCCGCCAGTTGGACAGCTAGATGGGCGCCGGTGTCGTTCAGAAATCGGGCGGCGACAGCCGCCGCAGGCGCGGACGCGGACGCTCGCGCCCGATGTCGGAGATCAACGTCACGCCCTTCGTGGACGTGATGCTGGTGCTGCTCATCATCTTCATGGTGGCCGCCCCGCTCATGACCGTCGGCGTTCCCGTCGAGCTTCCCAAGACCGCGGCGAACGCGCTGCCGGGCGAGGAGGAAGAGCCGCTCGCCATCACCATCACCGCCGAGGGCGTGGTGATGATCCAGACATCCGAGGTGCCGCGCGAGGAGCTCGTGAACCGGCTGCGCGCCATCTCGACCGAGCGTGACAGCACCAAGGTGTTCCTGCGCGCGGACGGCGCCGTGCCCTATGCGGACGTGGTGCAGGTGATGGGCGCGCTCAATCGTGGCGGGTTCGACGATATCGGTCTTGTCACCGATGCGGGCGGGCCGACGCTTGACGAGACGGACGGCTGACGACGCGCCATGAATACCGGGCAGATCATATCGGGTGCGGGCCATGCGGGCCTGATCCTCTTCGCGCTGTTCGGTGACGCGTTCCGCTCGGACCCGATCCCGTTCGAGGTGACGCAGGTGACGGCCATCTCGAATGCCGAGTTCGAGGCCGCGATGCAGGCGCAGAGCGCGCCCGACGCGGTCTCGGACGTGGTGATGCCCGAGGCGCCCGAGGCCGCGGGAGAGGCGCCGGCGCTGAATTCCACGGCCGACGCGGAGGTCGAGCAGAGCCAGCCCGACCCGGTGGCCGCCGCCGAGCCCGAGCCGGCCCCGGCCGAGACCCAGACCGCGCCGCCGGCGGATGCCGAGGTGTCCGAGGAGCCGCCGGAACTGCAGACCCCGGCCGAGGACATGGCGGTGCTGCTGCCCGACACGTCGCTCCGGCCCAAGCCGCGCCCGTCGCGGCGCGTCGCCCCCGAACAGGTGGTCCCGTCCGAGCCCGATGTCGCCATCGACGACGTGGCCCGGCAGGAGACCGTGCCCGACGAGGAGGCCGAGGTGGTCGAGCCCGAAAGCGAGGAGACCGCGCCCGAGGAAGCCGCGACCGAGATCGTGACCGAGGCCGAGGAACCCGCCGCGGCGCCCATGGCGTCGGTGCGTCCCAGGACGCGGCCCGCGGACCTGGCCGAGCGGCAGGTCGCCGAGGCCGAGCCCGCCCCCGAGGCGGAGCCCGCGCCCGAGCAGCCCGCGGAGGAGGCCGCGCCCACGCCGTCCACCGACCCGTCGGCGGTCGAGGACGCGCTTGCCGCCGCGCTGGGCGGGGCCGGCGAGGCGGCGCCCGAGGAGACGGGCGCGAGCGGCCCGCCCCTCACGGCCGGCGAGAAGGACGCGCTGCGCGTCGCCGTGCAGAAATGCTGGAACGTGGGCTCGCTCAGCAGCGACGCGCTGGCCACCACGGTTGTGGTTGCTGTCGACATGGCCGAGAATGGCACGCCACTGACCGGTTCGATCCGCATGATCGACGCATCCGGCGGCGGATCGGGCGCCGCGCGGCAGGCCTTCGAGGCCGCGCGCCGGGCGATCATCCGCTGCGCGGGCGACGGGTTCGACCTGCCGCCCGAGAAATACGGCCATTGGAAGACGATCGAGATGACCTTCAATCCCGAGAAGATGAGGATCAAGTGATGATGAAGTATACGGTTCTCGGATTCGCATTGAGCGTTCTGTCGACGGCGGTTTGGTCTCAGGAAACGGATAACCTGAAAGCTTATCTCGAGTTGACTGATGGAGAATTTGAGGTCGTCGATGGAAAGGTCATCGCGACTGAGAACGGTTTTATACTAGAGAACGCAGTCATTCGAATTCGCCACGGTGTCTTGGTCTTTGGCTCGCAACCAATAGAGGCCAGTGTGGAAGATGAGTGGGATCACGCAGCGTTTCGCAAGGATATGGGTGCGAAACTTCAGCAATGCTGGAATGTAGGCTCATTATCTTCCGACGCCTTAGAGGTTTCGGTTTCCGTTGCCTTTGACTTGGCTGCGAATGGTCAGTTGATTTCGAACTCGATCCGCATGATCGACGCATCCGGCGGCGGATCGGGCGCCGCGCGGCAGGCTTTCGAGGCCGCGCGCCGGGCGATCATCCGCTGCGCGGGCGACGGGTTCGACCTGCCGCCCGAGAAATACGGCCATTGGAAGACGATCGAGATGACCTTCAATCCCGAGAAGATGAGGATCAAGTGATGACCCGTTTCATGACCCTTGTGCTGGCCGTCATGGCCATGATCCAAGCCCCCGCGCTTCTGGCGCAGGACGGCCCGCTGCGGATCGAGATCACCGAGGGCGTGATCGAGCCCTTGCCCTTTGCCGCGCCCGATTTCGTGGCCGAGACCCCGGCGGCGGGCCAGCTTGGGCAGGATATCGCCAATGTCGTCGCCGCCGACCTGAGCGGCACGGGCCTGTTCCGCGAGATCCCGCCCGACGCCTTCATCAGCCGCGTCACCAGCTTCTCGAGCCCGGTGCAGTTCGCCGACTGGAAGGCGATCAACGCGCAGGCGCTCATCACCGGCGCGGTCAGCGTCGATGCGGGCGGCCAGGTCACGGTGAAATTCCGCGTCTGGGACGTGTTCGCGGGACAGGAGCTTGGCAGCGGGCTCCAGTTCACCGGCACGCAGGACGGATGGCGGCGGATCGCGCACAAGGTGGCCGACCAGGTCTATAGCCGGATCACCGGCGAGGGCGGCTATTTCGACACGCGCGTCGTCTTCGTCTCCGAGACCGGGCCCAAGGACCAGCGCGCCAAGCGGCTCGCGATCATGGATTACGACGGCGCGAACCTGAAATACCTCACCGACAGTTCCTCGCTCGTCCTGGCGCCGCGCTTCTCGCCCACGGGCGACCGCGTGCTCTACACGAGCTACGAGACGGGCTTTCCGAAGGTCTACGTGCTCGACGTGGCGAGCGTGAGCCGGCGCGCACTCCAGACGCAGGAAGGCGAGATGAGCTTTGCCCCGCGCTTCGCGCCCGACGGGCGCTCGATGGTCTATTCGATCATCCGGGGCGGCAACACGGATATCTACAAGATGGACATCGCCAGCGGCCAGAGCACGCGCCTCACCGATGCGCCCTCGATCGAGACGGCGCCGAGCTTCAGCCCCGATGGCAGCCAGATCGTCTTCGAAAGCGACCGCAGCGGGAGCAAGCAGCTCTACATCATGAGCGCGGGCGGCGGCGAGGCGCGGCGGATCAGCAACGGTGACGGGCAATACGGCACGCCGGTCTGGTCTCCGCGCGGCGACCTGATCGCCTTCACCAAGCAGTCGAAACAGCGCTTTCACATCGGCGTGATGCGCACCGACGGCAGCGAGGAGCGGCTTCTGACCGCCTCCTTCCTCGACGAGGGGCCCACATGGGCGCCGAACGGCCGCGTCATCATGTTCACCCGCGAAAGCCAGGGTGCGCAGGGCGAGGCGCGGCTGTGGTCGGTGGACATCACGGGCCGGAACCTCAAGCAGGTGCCGACACCGGGCGGCGCGAGCGATCCGTCGTGGTCGCCCCTGCAGTAGTAGGCGTGTAGGCGATTCCCATGGGCGCATAGCTGTGATAGAAACGTAGCGAGGCAAAGATCACCATGACACCGAAGTTCGAGCGGGGCACCCCTATGACCATGACTTATCTCAACAAGGCACTTCTCGTCGGAGCGGCGCTGGCCCTGGCGGCCTGCACCAGCCCTGACCGGTTCGACGGCGACAGCGCGGTCGATCTCAACAACTCGGGTATGGCGGGCGCGGGCTCGGCATCGGATCCGTCCTCTCCCGCCTATTTCCAGCAGGCGATCGGCGACCGGGTTCTCTTTCCCGTCGATCAGCACACCCTGACATCGGAAGCGCAGCGGACGCTTGACGGGCAGGCGCAGTGGCTTCTGACGAACAGCGACTACGACGCGCTGATCGAGGGGCACGCGGACGAGCAGGGCACGCGGGAATACAACCTCGCGCTGGGCGCCCGGCGGGCCAATTCGGTGCATGAATACCTAGTTTCGAAGGGCATCGCGGCGAACCGGCTCAAGGTCGTGAGCTATGGCAAGGAGCGGCCCATCGAGATTTGCTCGACCGAGAGCTGCTATGCGAAGAACCGCCGCGCGGTGACGGTCATCTCGATCGGCGCGGGCGTGTGATCTGATCGGCTGAACGGGGAATAGCGACATGCGGCATCTGATGGTTTTCGGCGTCATCCTGGCGCTTCTCGTCCCGGTGGGAGCGGGGGCGCAGGATCGCGAACAGACGCTGGCGGACATCCGGCAGGAACTGACGGTGCTGCATGTCGACATCCAGAAGCTCAAGCGCGAGCTCAGCACCACGGGCGGCGTCACGGCATCGGGGTCGGGCGGCACGCTCATCGACCGCATGAACGCGATCGAGAGCGAGTTGCAGCGTCTCACGGCCAAGACCGAGGAGCTGGAGCTTCGCATCAACCGCGTGGTGACCGATGGCACCAACCGCATCGGCGACCTCGAATTCCGGCTGGTCGAGCTCGAGGGCGGCGACGTGAGCAAGCTGGGCGAGACGACAACGCTGGGCGGGGGCGAGATGCCCTCGGCCACCGCCCTGCCCGAGGCGGGCGGCGATGCGACCGGCGGAACCGGCGGCACGACGGGCAGCGCCGGCACGGGCACCGGGGACGAGGGCAGCGACGCGGGCGGCGAGGACGTGGCGCTTGCCGTGGGCGAGCGCGACGATTTCGAGCGCGCCAAGGCGGCGCTGGACGCCGGCAACTACGCCGAGGCCGCCGAAGCCTTCGCCACGTTCCGGCAGGCCTATCCCGGGGGTCCGATGACGGATCGCGCGGGCGTCCTGCGGGGCGAGGCGCTGGAGAAATCGGGCGACATGGCGGGGGCGGCGCGCGCCTATCTCGACACGTTCTCGAGCGCGCCCGAGGGCCCCGAGGCGCCCAATGCGCTTGTCCGGCTTGGCCGGGCGCTGGGCCAGCTTGGCCAGACCAACGAGGCCTGCGTCACGCTGGGCGAGGTCGGCGCGCGGTTCCCCGGAAGCGCCGCCGTGGGCGAGGCGCAGGAAGCGATGAGCACCCTGGGCTGTCAGTGACGCCGGGGGCAGGTGACGCCGCGCCGACAGGCGCGATCCAACAGCATTTCGAGGGGCGCGAGACGCCCGCGCGCGTCGCCGTGGCGGTGTCGGGCGGCAGCGATTCGACCGCGCTCCTGCTGGCCGCGCGTGACTGGGCCGCGCCGCGCGGCGTGGCGGTCGCGGCGGTGACGGTGGACCACGGGCTGCGCCCCGAGGCCGCGCACGAGGCGGCGGAGGTCGCGGCGCTGTGCGCCCGGCTCGGCGTTGCGCATGACACCCTGCATTGGCGCGGATGGGACGGGCGGGGCAACCTGCCCGAGGCCGCCCGGCGCGCGCGCTATGACCTGATGGCCGAGTGGGTGCGCGCGGGGGGCGTCGCGGATATCCTTCTTGGTCATACCGCCGACGACCAGGCCGAGACGCTGGTGATGCGGATGGCACGGTCGGCGGGGCTTGACGGGCTGGCGGGGATGGCGGCGCGGGTCGCCTGGGGCGACGTGACGCTGCACAGGCCGTTCCTGGCGCTCAGGCGCAGCACGCTGCGCGACTGGCTGCGCGACCGGGGCGTCGGGTGGAGCGAGGATCCCACGAACGAGGATGCGCGGTTTCGCCGCGTGGCGACGCGCCGCGCGCTCGACGCGCTGGCGCAGGCCGGGGTGAGCGTCGAGGCGCTGGTGCAGGTGGCGGCGCATCTGCGCGAGGCGCGCGACACGCTCGCGCACCATGCCGTCGAGGTGGCGCGCGGCCTTGCGCGGTTCGAGGCGGGCGACGTCCTGTTCGACGCCGCGGGCTGGGCCGCGCTGCGCCCCGATCTGCAAAGGCGGCTCCTGCAGGCCGCGCTGCGCTGGGTGGGGGGCGGCGATCACGGCCCGCGCGGGGCCACGCTCGATGCCGCGCTTGATTCGCTGCGCGCGGGGCGGGGCACCGTGCTTGCCGGCTGCCGCGTGTGGCCGGTGGGCGGCGCGGTGCGCGTCACGCGCGAGGCGCGGGCGGTGGAGGAACTCGAGGCCGCCCCCGGCGAGGCTTGGGACGGACGCTGGCGGCTGTCGGGGCCGGCGCGGCGCGGCGACCGGGTGCGCGCGCTGGGCGAGGCGCAGCTTGGCCTCTGCCCCGACCGCGCCGGGGCGGGCGTGCCCGCCGCCACGCTCACGGCGTCGCCTGCCCTCTGGCGGGAGGGGCGGCTCATCGCCGCGCCGCTGGCCGGGCTGGGGCCAGAATGGTCGCTCGAGATGCTCCGGCCCGAGGCGCTTTTCTTCGAGCTGCTTCGCGGCGATAGCGCGCGCGCATTGAACAACCCGTGACGATTGCTATTTAAGAGCAGAGGGCCCTGTGCTAGAGCCGGGCCGTCCTGCAACTTTCGGGAGATACCCCTTGGGCAACGCACGCACGATCGCCTTCTGGCTGGTTCTGTTCCTGCTGATCATGGCGCTTTTCAACCTGTTCAGCGGGTCGGGAACGACGTTGCAGAGCAAGCCCATCCCCTATTCCGAGTTCGTCGAGGCCGTGAACGACGAGACCGTGAGCGAGGTCACGCTCGACGGCGAGAACGTGCGCTTCCGCGGCGAGGACGGGACGAATTACGTCACGATCAAGCCCGACGACGCCAAGGTGACGGAGCTTCTGATCGAGAAGGGCATCCCCGTCGAGGCCAAGGCGCAGGAACAGTCCGGGCTTCAGGCCTTCCTTCTGACCCTGGCGCCGTTCCTTCTGCTGATCGCGGTATGGATCTATTTCATGAACCGCATGCAGGGCGGCGGCAAGGGTGGCGCGATGGGCTTCGGCAAGTCCAAGGCCAAGATGCTGACCGAGAAGCATGGCCGCGTCACCTTCGACGACGTGGCGGGCATCGACGAGGCCAAGGAAGAGCTGGAAGAGATCGTCGAATTCCTGCGCAACCCCCAGAAATTCAGCCGACTCGGCGGGCAGATCCCCAAGGGCGCGCTTCTGGTCGGGCCTCCGGGCACGGGTAAGACGCTGCTGGCGCGCGCGATCGCGGGCGAGGCCGGTGTGCCCTTCTTCACGATCTCCGGCTCCGACTTCGTCGAGATGTTCGTGGGGGTGGGCGCGTCCCGCGTGCGCGACATGTTCGAGCAGGCCAAGAAGAACGCGCCCTGCATCGTCTTCATCGACGAGATCGACGCCGTGGGCCGCCACCGCGGCGCGGGCTATGGCGGCGGCAATGACGAGCGCGAGCAGACGCTCAACCAGCTTCTGGTCGAGATGGACGGGTTCGAGGCCAACGAGGGCGTCATCATCATCGCGGCCACGAACCGCAAGGACGTGCTCGACCCCGCGCTGCTGCGCCCCGGCCGTTTCGACCGCCAGGTCACGGTGCCGAACCCCGATATCAAGGGCCGCGAGAAGATCCTCGGCGTTCACGCGCGCAAGACCCCGCTCGGCCCGGACGTGGACCTGCGCATCATCGCGCGCGGCACGCCCGGCTTCTCGGGTGCGGACCTTGCCAACCTCGTCAACGAGGCCGCGCTGATGGCGGCGCGGATCGGGCGACGGTTCGTCGCCATGGAAGATTTCGAGATGGCCAAGGACAAGGTGATGATGGGCGCCGAGCGCCGCTCGATGGTCCTGACCGCCGACCAGAAGGAAAAGACCGCCTATCACGAGGCCGGCCATGCCATCGTCGGGATGCAACTGCCGAAATGCGATCCGGTCTACAAGGCGACGATCATCCCGCGCGGTGGCGCCCTTGGCATGGTGGTGAGCCTGCCCGAGATCGACCGCCTGAACTGGCACAAGTCGGAATGCGAGCAGAAGCTCGCCATGACCATGGCCGGCAAGGCCGCGGAGATCATCAAGTACGGCCCCGACGACGTGTCGAACGGCCCGGCGGGCGACATCCAGCAGGCCAGCGGGCTGGCGCGTGCGATGGTCCTGCGCTGGGGCATGTCCGACAAGGTCGGCAATATCGACTACGAGCAGGCGCACGAGGGCTACATGGGCAATGGTGCGGGCGGCCTTTCGGTCTCGGCCCACACGAAGGAACTGATCGAGCAGGAGGTGAAGCGCCTGATCGACGAAGCCTACCAGCGCGCCTATGACATCCTGATGGAACACAAGGACGAGTGGGAACGCCTGGCGCAGGGCCTTCTCGAGTACGAGACGCTGACCGGCGAAGAGATCAAGCGCGTCATCAGGGGCGAGCCGCCCCATGTGGATGACGACGTGGACGGCCCCGACGAGGGCAGCGCGCCCTCGGTCACGGCCATCCCCAAGACCAAACCCAAGGCGCCGCGCGGTGGCGAAGGCGGGCTCGAGCCCGAACCCTCGGCGTGACGCAGACGGCGAGCCAGAGCGACTGGAATCCCGGGGCCTATGCAAGGTTCCGGGATTTGCGCTTGCGCCCCGGTCTCGACCTGCTGAACGCGGTGGGCCAGATGGCGGCGGGCGACGTGATCGACCTGGGCTGCGGCAACGGGCAGCTTGGCCCCGCCCTGCGCGCGCGTGCCGAAGGGCGGCAGATCGTGGGCGTCGACAGTTCGCCCGCGATGCTGGCCAAGGCCCGGAGCGCGGGGTGCTATGACAGCCTGCAACAGGCCGATATCCGCGACTGGCACCCGCGCCGGGCGCCGGGGCTGATCTTTTCGAACGCCGCGCTGCACTGGGTCGGTGAACACGAGGCGCTGATGCCGAAGCTCGCGGGGATGCTCGCGCGCGGTGGCACGCTGGCCGTGCAGATGCCGCACCAGAACAAGGCGCCGTCGCATCGCGTCTGGCTGAGCCTCAGCGAGGAGATGTTTCCGGGCCGGGTCGAGAAGATGGGCACGCCCGGGGTCATGGCGCCGCAGAGATACGACGAGCTCCTGTCACCGCTGGGCCGCTTCCGCCTTTGGGAAACCGAGTATTTCCAGAGACTTGTCGCCGAAGCCGGGAGCCACCCGGTCCGCCGGTTCACCGAGAGCACCTATGCCCGGCCCGTGCTCGACGCGCTCGAGACGGACGAGAAGGCGGCATTGATCCGGCGCTACGAGGAGGCGATGCACGCGGCCTACCCGGTGCGCGCCGATGGCTCGGTCCTGTTCCCGTTCCGGCGGATGTTCTTTACGCTCACCGTCTAGGGGCGCGCGGCTTGACGGCCGGCGGCTTCGCGGCGTTACTGGCGCCGTACAGACCGGAGAGCCGCCCATGTCCGCCCTCGTGAGAACCGATTTCACCGCCCGCATCACGTGGCTGGGCCTCGTGCCGCGCGAGGGAGGCCGGGGCATCCGGTCCGGCGCGGTCGAGCGGATCGCGGCGCATTACGCGGGCCCCGAGGGCGACCGGCATGCGGGCGAGACCCGGCCTTCCTGCGTCCGGGTGAAGAACATGCATGCGGAGGGCACGGATATCCGCAACGTGCGGCAGTTCTCGGTTCTCTCGGCCGAGGAAATCCGGGCCACGGCCGAGGAGATGGGGCTTGCGACGCTCGCACCGGAATGGCTGGGCGCGACGATGGTGATCGAGGGGATCGGGGATTTCACCCATGTGCCGCCCTCGTCGCGGCTTCAGGCGCCGGACGGCGCGACGCTCGTCATCGACATGGAGAACCGTCCCTGCCAATACCCCGCCCGGGAGATCGAGGCGGACCGCCCGGGCCTTGGCAAGGCGTTCCTGCCCGCCTCGCGCGGGCGGCGCGGCGTGACGGCCTGGGTCGAGCGGGAGGGGGCGCTGGCGGTGGGGGACGAGTTGCGGCTGTTCATCCCCGATCAACGCCCCTGGGCACATCTGGACGAGACGTTGAGCGCCGACGCCCGGAAGAGGTAGGCGGCGGCGATGCGCGGGATGCGCCCGCCACGAGAAACGCCCCGCCGGAAAGGGCGGGGCGTCCGAGCGATCCGCGTCGCGGGTTACTGGGTCAGGATGTAATAGCGGATGACCGAGATCGTGGCCTCGTCATCGGCCTCGCTGGTGCCCGAGTCGCTGCTGTCGGCGGTCGTGCCCATGGCGCTCGTGCTCCACGTGCCCGCCGCGCGGTATTCCTGGGGCGAGATCGCGCCGGAATTGTCGGCGTCCATCTGCTGGAACTGCTCGTCGAGACCCTGGTCACTGTATTCCTTCTCGCGCAGCGGTGTTTCGAACTCGGCCTGGGTCAGGACCCCGTCGCCGTTCTCGTCAGCCGCCTTGAAGCGGTCCACGGCGGCCTGGGCGAAACCCTCCTGTTCCTCCTTCTCGCCGATCACGTCGGAAAGATTGGCGCTGAGTTGCTTGAAGAGCGTCTCCTTGTCGCCGTCGCTTTCGCTCCATGCCTTCTCGGCCCAGGCGGCGAAATCCTCGCGCGTCAACTCCTGCTGACCGTCCGAGGCGATGTCGGACCACTTGGCGCCGGCGTCGTCGGTTTCGCTCATGCTCGCCTGTTGCTCGGCGGCCTTGTCGCGCTTTTGCGTCATGCAGTTGGTGAACTCCTCGCGGTCGATAGAGCCGTCCTTGTTGGCGTCGATCGCCGCGAATTCCGCGTCGCGCCGGGCGTTTACCTCCTTCTCGGAGAACTGGCCGTCGGCGTTGCTGTCGGCCGCGTAGAAGGCGTTTTCGCAGAACTGCGCGAGATCCTCCTCGGCGGCGAGCGCCGGGGCCGCGACGAGGGCCGTCGTGGCGGTGAGAGCTGTGAAGAATGTGCGTTTCATGTGTCGAACCTCCGTGGGATATCGTGAATGTCGTGGCGGACCCGCGCTGTCGCGCCGGGTCTGGCAACGCCGAAGGCGTGGGAGGCGCGGCAGGCCCGCTTCGTGTTCACGAGAACGTGACACCCGCCGCGGATGTTCCGAAATTTTGTCGAAGATCGGGGCGCGCGCAAAGGTTTCCGATGCGAAACTTTGATGTCGAAGCCGCCGCAAGAAACGCGGCAAGTGTCGGATTCGCGATCTG
This window of the Roseovarius sp. SCSIO 43702 genome carries:
- a CDS encoding EF-hand domain-containing protein, which encodes MKRTFFTALTATTALVAAPALAAEEDLAQFCENAFYAADSNADGQFSEKEVNARRDAEFAAIDANKDGSIDREEFTNCMTQKRDKAAEQQASMSETDDAGAKWSDIASDGQQELTREDFAAWAEKAWSESDGDKETLFKQLSANLSDVIGEKEEQEGFAQAAVDRFKAADENGDGVLTQAEFETPLREKEYSDQGLDEQFQQMDADNSGAISPQEYRAAGTWSTSAMGTTADSSDSGTSEADDEATISVIRYYILTQ
- a CDS encoding methyltransferase domain-containing protein, with protein sequence MRPGLDLLNAVGQMAAGDVIDLGCGNGQLGPALRARAEGRQIVGVDSSPAMLAKARSAGCYDSLQQADIRDWHPRRAPGLIFSNAALHWVGEHEALMPKLAGMLARGGTLAVQMPHQNKAPSHRVWLSLSEEMFPGRVEKMGTPGVMAPQRYDELLSPLGRFRLWETEYFQRLVAEAGSHPVRRFTESTYARPVLDALETDEKAALIRRYEEAMHAAYPVRADGSVLFPFRRMFFTLTV
- a CDS encoding MOSC domain-containing protein, whose amino-acid sequence is MSALVRTDFTARITWLGLVPREGGRGIRSGAVERIAAHYAGPEGDRHAGETRPSCVRVKNMHAEGTDIRNVRQFSVLSAEEIRATAEEMGLATLAPEWLGATMVIEGIGDFTHVPPSSRLQAPDGATLVIDMENRPCQYPAREIEADRPGLGKAFLPASRGRRGVTAWVEREGALAVGDELRLFIPDQRPWAHLDETLSADARKR